A region from the Rhodopseudomonas julia genome encodes:
- a CDS encoding GntR family transcriptional regulator: protein MRFRDGILNLVAERGLKAGEKIPTEAELKAHLGGSRPTIREALKLLEQAGILSVEHGRGRFLTAAGTLHVARSITHFESITEMAGHFGYSYENRVLGFSEETPDKAVRAALKLAPGETIIRLERLRLHERKPLIYCLAMIRRSLISDPIYEVDWSGSLNAVLERYGYPPRMSTAEARAEMLPESAVSRHGLSDFGPAFLIDETVFTRSGEPIMFASDWYKGSHFAFNFARK, encoded by the coding sequence ATGCGGTTCCGCGACGGCATTCTCAATCTCGTGGCGGAACGGGGCCTGAAGGCTGGCGAGAAGATTCCCACGGAGGCAGAGCTCAAGGCGCATCTCGGCGGTTCGCGCCCGACCATCCGTGAGGCGCTCAAGCTTTTGGAGCAGGCGGGAATTCTCTCCGTCGAACACGGGCGCGGCCGGTTTCTGACCGCGGCGGGGACGCTGCACGTCGCCCGTTCGATCACGCATTTCGAGAGCATCACCGAGATGGCCGGCCATTTCGGTTACAGCTATGAAAACCGGGTGTTGGGGTTTTCCGAGGAGACGCCTGACAAGGCGGTGCGGGCCGCGCTGAAGCTGGCGCCCGGCGAAACCATCATCCGGCTGGAGCGGCTGCGGCTGCATGAGCGCAAGCCGCTCATCTACTGCCTCGCCATGATCCGTCGCAGTTTGATTTCCGATCCGATCTACGAGGTCGATTGGAGCGGCTCGCTCAACGCCGTGCTGGAACGCTACGGCTACCCGCCGCGCATGTCGACGGCCGAGGCGCGCGCGGAAATGCTGCCGGAAAGTGCCGTTTCCCGTCACGGGCTCTCCGATTTCGGGCCTGCCTTTCTGATCGACGAAACGGTTTTCACACGCTCCGGCGAGCCGATCATGTTTGCAAGCGATTGGTACAAGGGCAGCCATTTCGCGTTCAATTTCGCGCGCAAATAA
- a CDS encoding sugar phosphate isomerase/epimerase family protein → MSTLAENQLCGMNFHYFRHSFSRFLDDVAEAGLSRVELWGAQPHFHLGDPWLQQARKIRDDIRARGLELVCFTPEQCVYPINIAAEEAVIRERSLRYFLDSLSACVELESPYLLVTPGWGYADQDAGEAWKRSAEGLSLLCRHAERLGIVLLLEPLTRAESNVINTSGDLARMMEELRSPAVKAILDTAAMVAAGETIGDYLGRFGPDLAHVHFIDGDDAGAHLAWGDGSYPLHTFLAELQGGGYAGSLSFEFTSSKYWLDPLPPMRDSAILIRRELQAL, encoded by the coding sequence ATGTCGACGCTTGCGGAAAATCAGCTTTGCGGAATGAACTTCCATTATTTCCGCCATTCATTCTCGCGGTTCCTGGACGATGTGGCGGAGGCCGGTCTGTCGCGCGTCGAACTCTGGGGTGCGCAGCCGCATTTTCATCTTGGGGATCCGTGGCTCCAGCAGGCCCGCAAAATCCGCGACGACATTCGGGCCCGCGGACTCGAGCTCGTTTGTTTCACGCCGGAGCAATGCGTCTATCCCATCAATATCGCGGCCGAAGAGGCCGTGATCCGCGAGCGCAGCTTGAGGTATTTTCTCGACAGCCTGTCGGCCTGCGTCGAGCTCGAGAGCCCCTATCTCCTCGTCACGCCTGGCTGGGGTTATGCCGATCAGGATGCGGGCGAGGCCTGGAAGCGGTCTGCGGAGGGGCTTTCCCTCCTATGCAGGCACGCCGAAAGGCTTGGAATCGTGCTTCTGCTGGAGCCGCTGACACGGGCGGAATCGAACGTCATCAACACGAGTGGCGATCTCGCTCGGATGATGGAGGAGCTTCGCTCTCCGGCCGTGAAGGCCATTCTCGATACGGCCGCGATGGTGGCTGCCGGCGAGACGATCGGCGATTATCTCGGGCGCTTCGGCCCCGATCTGGCGCATGTACATTTCATCGACGGCGATGATGCGGGCGCCCACCTCGCCTGGGGCGACGGGTCCTATCCGCTGCACACATTCCTCGCCGAACTTCAGGGCGGGGGCTATGCGGGAAGTCTCTCGTTTGAGTTCACCTCCTCCAAGTACTGGCTCGATCCTCTGCCGCCGATGCGCGACAGCGCCATCCTGATCCGCCGCGAGCTTCAAGCGCTGTAA
- a CDS encoding carbohydrate ABC transporter permease, which translates to MVSTETAAPVKETSIWTGLSKAFLWSFLICLGIVVVYPLLWMAMNGFKNNVQIFGDPFALPTQWSWQNYVRAWNQGVRDYVAVSVLVTVASAICTVMISAWTAFGLTRSKLPGKPIVLIVVLGGLMLSPTVALIPLVKMFQALGLYNTFWALIILYTAFRVPFTTFLIRAYMLDLPSELDEAATMDGASEGQRFWRIILPMCRPIIASCIILHVLFAWNEYIFAMVFTSGTDMTTLPVGLTAIMAKHGTDYSVVFAAMTISALPIVIIFFATQRYFIRGLAEGIGK; encoded by the coding sequence ATGGTGAGCACGGAAACCGCGGCCCCCGTCAAGGAAACCAGCATCTGGACGGGGCTCTCCAAGGCGTTCCTTTGGTCGTTCCTCATCTGCCTCGGCATCGTTGTCGTCTACCCGCTTTTGTGGATGGCGATGAACGGCTTCAAGAACAACGTCCAGATCTTCGGCGATCCGTTCGCATTGCCGACGCAATGGTCCTGGCAGAATTATGTGCGCGCCTGGAACCAGGGCGTGCGCGATTATGTGGCGGTGAGCGTTCTCGTCACGGTCGCGTCGGCGATCTGCACCGTCATGATCAGTGCCTGGACGGCATTCGGGCTGACGCGCAGCAAGCTGCCGGGCAAGCCGATCGTGCTGATCGTGGTCCTGGGGGGTCTGATGCTCAGCCCGACCGTGGCGCTCATTCCGCTCGTCAAGATGTTCCAGGCGCTCGGCCTCTACAACACTTTCTGGGCGCTCATCATCCTCTACACGGCGTTTCGCGTGCCGTTCACCACCTTCCTCATTCGCGCCTACATGCTCGATCTGCCGAGCGAACTCGACGAGGCGGCGACGATGGACGGTGCGAGCGAAGGTCAGCGATTCTGGCGGATCATCCTGCCGATGTGTCGGCCGATCATCGCCTCGTGCATCATCCTGCACGTCTTGTTCGCCTGGAACGAATACATCTTCGCAATGGTGTTCACGAGCGGCACGGACATGACGACTTTGCCGGTCGGTCTGACCGCGATCATGGCCAAGCACGGCACCGACTATTCGGTCGTCTTCGCCGCGATGACCATTTCGGCTTTGCCGATCGTGATCATCTTCTTTGCAACCCAGCGCTACTTCATCCGCGGTCTTGCCGAGGGCATCGGCAAATAA
- a CDS encoding ABC transporter substrate-binding protein — translation MKHPLKAAVMAGVAVSALILSTAAGPAAPLKEVVVADPDAPVKYEGTVSVLTKFGLEQLSPFFEELAKKYEELHPGVTVELDQESDDSVKGKTKTLVASNSLPDIYFTWTGNWGHNFVRGNRAVDLTKVIGPGTEWGETFAPAAVKSFIYNDKYFGIPLYLDAKFMGYNKAMFEKAGIDKPETFDELIAACDALKETGVTPISLGNKEAWPVVHYVGQLLAYNVPQETLEKDFDPEQAEYSHPGYVKALKEFKQIEEHCTDGASMNGTSYASALQAFSNAQSAMYYQEILEFDQSATTDTPLKVEDFGFFQLPAPADAEGDPKAIEGAPEGYMINARSSNIPLAIDFMKFVTSPENAKTLSAPPYGQPTSVKGVVNEEVSSPTVVEGMQDIAEASYLMPWLDTANTPHVAAAWLTSLQALAGDTMTPEEVVDKVREAAKAEARR, via the coding sequence ATGAAGCATCCACTGAAGGCCGCGGTGATGGCAGGCGTCGCCGTCTCCGCACTGATCCTTTCGACGGCCGCGGGTCCGGCTGCACCGCTGAAAGAGGTCGTGGTGGCCGATCCCGACGCCCCTGTGAAATATGAGGGGACGGTCTCCGTCCTCACGAAATTCGGTCTGGAGCAGCTTTCGCCGTTCTTTGAGGAGCTGGCGAAGAAATATGAAGAGCTGCATCCGGGCGTGACGGTCGAGCTCGACCAGGAGAGTGACGACAGCGTCAAAGGCAAGACCAAGACCCTTGTGGCCTCCAACTCTCTGCCCGACATCTATTTCACCTGGACCGGCAATTGGGGCCACAATTTCGTCCGCGGCAACCGCGCCGTCGATCTGACGAAGGTGATCGGTCCGGGCACGGAATGGGGCGAGACATTCGCTCCGGCTGCCGTCAAGTCATTCATCTACAATGACAAATATTTCGGCATTCCGCTTTATCTCGACGCCAAGTTCATGGGCTACAACAAGGCCATGTTCGAGAAGGCCGGTATCGACAAGCCGGAAACCTTCGACGAGCTGATCGCCGCCTGCGACGCCCTTAAAGAGACGGGTGTCACGCCGATCTCGCTCGGCAACAAGGAAGCCTGGCCTGTCGTCCATTATGTCGGTCAGCTGCTTGCCTACAACGTGCCGCAGGAGACGCTCGAGAAGGATTTCGATCCGGAACAGGCGGAATACTCCCATCCGGGCTACGTGAAGGCTCTGAAAGAGTTCAAACAGATCGAGGAGCATTGCACAGACGGCGCCTCGATGAACGGCACGTCCTATGCGTCGGCGCTGCAGGCGTTCAGCAACGCTCAATCGGCGATGTACTATCAGGAAATCCTGGAGTTCGATCAAAGCGCGACGACGGACACGCCTCTGAAGGTCGAGGATTTCGGCTTCTTCCAGCTGCCGGCGCCGGCCGATGCGGAGGGCGATCCGAAAGCCATCGAGGGCGCGCCGGAGGGCTACATGATCAATGCCCGCTCCTCCAACATCCCGCTCGCGATCGACTTCATGAAATTCGTGACCTCGCCTGAGAATGCCAAGACCCTGTCGGCACCGCCCTATGGCCAGCCGACCTCGGTCAAGGGTGTCGTCAACGAAGAGGTGTCCAGCCCGACCGTGGTCGAGGGGATGCAGGATATTGCCGAGGCGTCCTATCTCATGCCCTGGCTCGATACGGCCAACACACCGCATGTGGCCGCGGCGTGGCTGACCAGCCTGCAGGCTCTCGCCGGAGACACCATGACCCCGGAAGAGGTCGTGGATAAGGTCCGGGAGGCGGCCAAGGCGGAGGCCCGTCGGTGA
- a CDS encoding carbohydrate ABC transporter permease, which yields MKTTGSDLGRLSVSTRNEDALETVAGGRWRAHLRNVASLRWVAISLIVLCWFVYYPIVDNFLISTTEEDIFTGEVLHVGLANYDRLIHDPVVWRALWNNFAYAGLSIVFQVFGAFVLAATIEGLASDRWRRFWRAVYFIPSAISITVSGLLFYFIYQPKIGLLNAALDNIGLGFLIQPWLGSEHTAIYAIIAMSQWQGFGYSTLLFAVAIQKIPRELFDAAIMDGAGPIRRLWSLTFPLTREMTGLMVIVTITGAFQVFNEVMVMTGGGPNNSSQVLGTWLYQQGFIENNFGYGAAIAAVVFVVTLLTGIAQLWYTKRRRVQW from the coding sequence GTGAAAACGACAGGTTCGGATCTGGGGCGGCTTTCGGTCAGCACCAGAAACGAAGACGCGCTTGAAACGGTGGCAGGTGGGCGCTGGCGCGCCCACCTGCGCAACGTCGCATCGCTTCGCTGGGTGGCGATCTCGCTGATCGTCCTGTGTTGGTTCGTCTATTATCCGATCGTCGACAATTTTCTGATCAGCACGACCGAGGAAGACATCTTCACCGGTGAAGTCCTGCATGTGGGCCTCGCCAATTACGACCGGCTGATCCACGATCCCGTCGTCTGGCGCGCGCTCTGGAACAACTTTGCCTATGCCGGGCTCTCGATCGTCTTTCAGGTCTTCGGCGCTTTCGTGCTGGCGGCGACCATCGAGGGGCTGGCCAGCGACCGCTGGCGACGTTTCTGGCGCGCGGTCTATTTCATCCCCTCCGCCATCTCGATCACCGTCAGCGGCCTTCTCTTCTATTTCATCTACCAGCCCAAGATCGGTCTGCTGAACGCAGCCCTTGATAACATCGGGCTCGGCTTTCTCATTCAGCCCTGGCTCGGCAGCGAACACACGGCGATCTACGCCATCATCGCGATGAGCCAGTGGCAGGGTTTCGGCTATTCGACGCTCTTGTTTGCGGTCGCCATCCAGAAGATCCCGCGCGAATTGTTCGATGCGGCGATCATGGACGGGGCGGGCCCGATCCGGCGGCTGTGGAGCCTGACCTTCCCGCTCACCCGCGAGATGACCGGTCTCATGGTCATCGTCACCATCACCGGCGCCTTTCAGGTGTTCAACGAGGTCATGGTGATGACGGGCGGCGGGCCGAACAACAGCAGTCAGGTCCTCGGTACCTGGCTTTATCAGCAGGGCTTCATCGAGAACAATTTCGGCTATGGCGCGGCGATCGCGGCGGTGGTCTTCGTCGTCACGCTCCTCACCGGCATCGCGCAGCTCTGGTACACGAAGCGGCGGAGGGTGCAATGGTGA